In Finegoldia magna ATCC 53516, a genomic segment contains:
- a CDS encoding polysaccharide biosynthesis protein produces the protein MNKYRNIVLGILDAIIINISYIVGLLLRFDGQVPPRYMSYYLKYAAVVTIIQILILFIFKMYKVMWRYATFEDYLKAGVYTAIASVGSSLFLILVKSTLPRSSFLIALVFEVVLILIVRMIARTKTDKKSAVEQTIAGQVNSMVIGAGAAGVLVVREMLNHPEMKSKPVCIIDDDNTKINKSISSVPVVGDTSDIVKKAHEYNVEEIVLAIPTIDSERKKQILNECEKLNAKVKIMPGYYEFIDSKVDLKDLRDVQIEDLLGRDQVVLDKEILNEFLNDKVVMVTGAGGSIGSELCRQILKYKPKKLVMIDIYENTTYDIQNEILRNDPDAPIDVIIESIRNFDRMNAIFGIHKPDVVFHAAAHKHVPLMEHSPQAAVLNNVFGTKNIIDCCDIHNVKKFVLISTDKAVNPTSVMGCTKRICELLVQSKNQISKTEYVAVRFGNVLGSNGSVIPLFKKQIQEGGPVTVTHKDIIRYFMTIPEACQLVMQAGAMAEGGEIFVLDMGDPVKIVDLAKKLIKLSGLELDKDIKIEFTGLRPGEKLYEETLIEANNISKTKYDMIFVEEPVVHDIEKLSNDLVDLKKTTEQNSKLVIVEQLQKIVPNYTPDVEHQ, from the coding sequence ATGAATAAATACAGAAACATAGTATTGGGGATTTTAGATGCTATAATCATTAATATATCGTATATTGTAGGTTTACTTTTAAGATTTGACGGACAAGTACCGCCAAGGTATATGAGTTACTATCTTAAATATGCAGCCGTAGTTACAATAATACAAATTTTGATACTTTTTATTTTCAAAATGTACAAGGTAATGTGGAGGTATGCAACATTTGAAGACTACTTAAAAGCTGGTGTGTACACTGCTATTGCAAGTGTTGGTTCTTCATTGTTTTTGATTTTGGTAAAATCAACTCTTCCAAGATCAAGCTTTTTGATTGCCCTTGTTTTTGAAGTTGTATTGATTTTAATAGTTCGTATGATTGCAAGAACTAAAACTGATAAAAAATCAGCTGTTGAACAAACTATCGCAGGTCAAGTTAATTCAATGGTAATAGGAGCAGGTGCTGCGGGAGTTTTGGTTGTACGTGAAATGTTAAATCACCCTGAAATGAAATCCAAACCTGTGTGTATAATCGACGATGACAATACAAAAATAAACAAAAGTATTTCGTCGGTTCCGGTTGTAGGTGACACAAGTGATATTGTTAAAAAGGCACATGAGTACAACGTTGAAGAAATTGTTTTAGCGATACCAACTATAGATTCAGAACGAAAGAAACAAATTCTTAATGAATGCGAAAAACTTAATGCAAAAGTTAAAATAATGCCTGGCTATTATGAATTTATAGATTCCAAGGTTGATTTGAAAGATTTAAGAGATGTTCAAATCGAAGACTTGCTTGGACGTGACCAAGTAGTATTGGACAAAGAAATTCTTAATGAATTTTTGAACGATAAAGTCGTAATGGTAACTGGCGCAGGTGGATCAATAGGTAGTGAGCTTTGTAGACAAATATTAAAATATAAACCAAAAAAATTGGTGATGATTGATATCTATGAAAACACTACTTATGATATACAAAATGAAATTTTGAGAAATGATCCTGATGCACCAATTGATGTTATTATAGAATCTATAAGAAACTTCGATAGAATGAATGCGATTTTTGGAATTCACAAACCAGATGTTGTGTTCCACGCTGCAGCTCACAAACACGTTCCTTTGATGGAACATTCACCACAAGCAGCTGTTTTGAACAATGTATTTGGAACGAAAAATATAATAGATTGTTGCGATATTCATAACGTCAAGAAATTCGTATTAATATCTACAGATAAGGCGGTTAATCCGACATCTGTAATGGGTTGCACAAAGAGAATTTGTGAGCTATTAGTACAATCTAAAAATCAAATTTCTAAAACAGAGTATGTAGCAGTTCGATTTGGAAATGTGCTTGGATCAAATGGTTCAGTAATTCCACTATTCAAAAAGCAAATTCAAGAAGGTGGACCAGTTACTGTTACCCACAAGGATATCATTAGATATTTCATGACAATTCCTGAAGCTTGTCAACTTGTTATGCAAGCTGGAGCAATGGCAGAAGGTGGAGAAATATTTGTATTAGATATGGGAGATCCTGTAAAAATCGTAGATTTGGCAAAAAAATTGATAAAATTATCAGGCTTGGAGTTGGACAAAGACATCAAGATAGAATTTACGGGACTTAGACCTGGAGAAAAACTTTACGAAGAAACTTTGATTGAAGCTAATAATATAAGTAAGACAAAATATGATATGATATTTGTAGAAGAACCGGTGGTTCACGATATAGAAAAATTATCTAACGACTTAGTGGATTTGAAGAAAACTACAGAACAAAACTCAAAGTTAGTAATTGTTGAACAATTGCAAAAAATCGTACCAAATTATACTCCGGATGTAGAACATCAATAA
- a CDS encoding branched-chain amino acid aminotransferase yields MSLKIEKTTTPKQKYSDSEELGFGKIFTDHMLVIDYDKENGWHDERIIPYQNICLDPSSMVFHYGQTVFEGMKAYKNDGKVYLFRPLENLKRLNKSNDRLCIPQIDEEKVLKYLYKFVDLERDWIPEEEGCSLYIRPFIIATDAQLGVKVSNEYKLIIIASPSGSYYKNGLSPVSIYVEKDYVRAVRGGMGMAKTGGNYAASMKSQDIAHDRGYSQVLWLDGVERKYIEEVGAMNIFFVLKDKVITPMINGSILEGITRKSVIELLRYEGMEVSEERISIDDIKDYYKNGELLEIFGTGTAAVISPVGKLLYDEYEMIINDGQIGKTSLHVYETLTNLQFGKIEDNFNWRVEI; encoded by the coding sequence ATGAGTTTAAAAATCGAAAAAACAACAACACCAAAACAAAAATACTCTGATAGTGAAGAATTGGGATTTGGAAAAATATTTACAGATCACATGTTAGTAATAGATTATGACAAAGAAAATGGTTGGCACGATGAAAGGATAATTCCATATCAAAATATTTGTCTTGATCCTTCTTCTATGGTCTTTCATTATGGACAAACTGTTTTTGAAGGGATGAAAGCTTATAAAAATGACGGCAAAGTATATTTGTTTAGACCATTAGAAAATTTAAAAAGATTAAATAAAAGCAATGATAGATTGTGTATTCCACAAATCGATGAAGAAAAAGTTTTGAAATATTTGTACAAATTTGTCGATTTGGAAAGAGATTGGATACCTGAAGAAGAAGGTTGCTCATTGTATATCAGACCTTTTATCATTGCAACTGATGCACAATTAGGAGTAAAGGTTAGTAATGAATACAAACTTATCATAATAGCTTCTCCAAGCGGATCTTATTATAAAAATGGTTTGAGCCCTGTTAGTATTTATGTAGAAAAAGATTATGTGAGAGCTGTAAGAGGCGGAATGGGAATGGCAAAAACTGGTGGAAATTATGCTGCTAGTATGAAAAGCCAAGATATTGCTCACGATAGGGGTTATTCACAAGTTTTATGGCTAGACGGTGTGGAAAGAAAATACATCGAAGAAGTAGGTGCGATGAATATATTCTTTGTGCTAAAAGACAAAGTTATAACGCCAATGATTAACGGAAGTATTTTGGAAGGAATAACTAGAAAATCTGTTATCGAATTACTAAGATACGAAGGTATGGAAGTTTCAGAAGAAAGAATTTCTATTGACGATATCAAAGATTATTACAAAAATGGAGAGCTTCTAGAAATATTTGGAACCGGAACTGCAGCTGTTATCAGTCCAGTTGGAAAGCTATTGTATGATGAATATGAAATGATTATTAACGATGGTCAAATCGGAAAAACTAGCCTTCACGTTTATGAAACATTAACTAATTTACAATTTGGAAAGATTGAAGATAACTTTAATTGGAGAGTTGAGATTTAA
- the rpsR gene encoding 30S ribosomal protein S18, protein MQRRFRPRKKIDPFQKDKTKVIDYKDVNMLKNYISERGKILPRRVTGLNAKHQRQITDAIKKARQVALLPYSAE, encoded by the coding sequence ATGCAAAGAAGATTTAGACCTAGAAAAAAGATAGATCCATTCCAAAAGGATAAAACAAAAGTTATTGATTATAAAGATGTAAATATGCTTAAAAACTATATCAGTGAAAGAGGTAAGATTTTACCAAGAAGAGTAACTGGATTAAACGCAAAACATCAAAGACAAATAACTGATGCTATCAAAAAAGCTAGACAAGTTGCACTATTACCATACAGTGCTGAATAA
- a CDS encoding single-stranded DNA-binding protein, which yields MNNVSLMGRLTRDPEVRYSANTQLANARFSVAVDRRLSKEKRMEAENNNQPTADFINCVAFGRTAEVIGQYFHKGNRIAITGHIQTGSYENQQGQRIYTTDVIVDQFDFVESSNSQPNSGNYQGYNNNQSFNNNSFQNNNFQNSNDIHKSNDDFGMGDNAVPTDIDELPF from the coding sequence TTGAATAATGTTAGTTTGATGGGTAGATTGACAAGAGACCCTGAAGTGAGATATTCAGCGAATACTCAATTAGCTAACGCTAGATTTAGTGTTGCTGTAGATAGAAGATTATCTAAAGAAAAAAGAATGGAAGCTGAAAACAACAATCAACCAACTGCGGATTTTATCAATTGCGTTGCTTTTGGAAGGACTGCAGAAGTTATTGGACAATATTTCCATAAAGGAAATAGAATTGCGATTACAGGCCACATTCAAACGGGATCTTATGAAAACCAACAAGGACAAAGAATTTATACAACTGATGTAATTGTCGATCAATTTGATTTTGTTGAATCAAGTAATTCACAACCAAATTCAGGTAACTATCAAGGTTACAACAATAACCAATCATTCAACAATAATTCTTTCCAAAACAATAATTTCCAAAATTCAAACGATATTCATAAGAGTAATGACGATTTCGGAATGGGAGACAATGCAGTTCCGACTGATATTGACGAACTTCCATTCTAA
- the rpsF gene encoding 30S ribosomal protein S6: protein MNKYELVLIFKPELSEEDRNTVFSRIQQVIDENGKLEEVHDWGKRKLAYEINYIKEGYYYIVNFDLDPQFVKEIERRCRLFDQIIRYMVVRVDEQ, encoded by the coding sequence ATGAATAAATATGAATTAGTGCTAATCTTTAAGCCAGAATTATCAGAAGAAGACAGAAATACTGTATTCTCAAGAATTCAACAAGTAATTGACGAAAATGGTAAACTTGAAGAAGTTCACGATTGGGGAAAAAGAAAATTAGCTTATGAAATTAACTACATCAAAGAAGGATACTATTATATTGTAAACTTCGATTTAGATCCACAATTTGTTAAGGAAATCGAAAGAAGATGTAGATTATTCGACCAAATCATTAGATACATGGTTGTTAGAGTTGACGAACAATAA
- a CDS encoding hydrolase — MEKKFIPEVKSNLRHRMVHIPESMYKASGITVLGKRIKTLVFTTDIAIINNTNGHAIMAVYPFTPTLSITNAIIMSSSLPVFAGVGGGITSGIRSVNMALQAEMLGAYGVIVNAPMKNETIVQMKKVLDIPIVATIVSAYDDIEGKINSGADILNVSGGKKTAFLVEEIRKKVGYEFPIIATGGDNEQNVIDTINAGANALSYTPPTSAEIFHEVMANYRQDMREKQDE, encoded by the coding sequence ATGGAAAAGAAATTTATACCAGAAGTAAAATCTAATTTGAGACACAGAATGGTACATATTCCAGAATCAATGTACAAAGCATCTGGCATAACAGTTTTAGGAAAAAGAATAAAAACTCTTGTCTTCACAACAGACATTGCAATAATAAATAATACAAATGGCCACGCCATAATGGCAGTATATCCTTTCACACCAACATTATCAATCACAAATGCTATTATAATGTCTTCAAGTCTTCCAGTTTTTGCCGGAGTAGGTGGCGGAATTACATCTGGAATTAGAAGTGTAAATATGGCATTACAAGCAGAGATGTTAGGAGCTTACGGAGTAATCGTAAATGCCCCAATGAAAAATGAGACTATTGTTCAGATGAAAAAAGTTTTAGACATACCTATAGTCGCTACAATAGTATCTGCATATGATGATATCGAAGGAAAAATCAATTCTGGTGCAGATATTTTAAATGTATCCGGTGGAAAGAAAACTGCATTTTTAGTTGAAGAAATCAGAAAAAAAGTTGGATATGAATTTCCAATAATTGCAACAGGCGGTGATAATGAGCAAAATGTTATCGATACGATCAATGCTGGAGCGAATGCTTTAAGTTATACTCCCCCAACATCAGCAGAAATTTTCCACGAAGTAATGGCAAATTACAGACAAGATATGAGAGAAAAACAAGATGAGTAA
- a CDS encoding biotin transporter BioY produces the protein MSKSIDTKELIKIALFSALIVIGSYIIIPLFPVPISLQSLFAISSGYYLSKKYANMSVLLYIVIGLIGLPVFAGGKGGMQAIFSPSFGYVIGFLAQTFYVKFKDRNLSQLNLFIMFMVSSLIIYAFGVIYMGIFFKLSNKQFDLWKLLFTGMIVFLPGDMLKALVFSFVTNRVEKYI, from the coding sequence ATGAGTAAAAGTATAGATACAAAAGAGCTCATAAAAATCGCTTTGTTTAGTGCACTCATAGTAATTGGATCTTATATTATAATCCCATTATTTCCAGTTCCTATTTCCTTACAAAGTTTGTTCGCAATATCATCTGGATATTATTTAAGCAAAAAATACGCAAATATGTCGGTTTTATTGTATATTGTAATAGGTCTTATTGGTCTTCCTGTTTTTGCGGGAGGAAAAGGTGGAATGCAGGCAATATTTTCACCGAGTTTTGGTTATGTAATAGGATTTTTGGCACAAACTTTTTATGTAAAATTCAAAGACCGCAACCTGTCACAATTAAACCTTTTTATTATGTTCATGGTGTCATCACTTATAATTTACGCTTTTGGTGTGATATACATGGGAATATTTTTCAAATTATCTAATAAACAATTCGACTTGTGGAAATTATTATTCACTGGTATGATAGTGTTTTTACCTGGGGATATGTTAAAAGCTTTGGTTTTTAGTTTTGTTACGAATAGAGTAGAAAAATACATTTAA
- the fni gene encoding type 2 isopentenyl-diphosphate Delta-isomerase, with product MERKQEHIENYLKSEYRGNNLFDCVYLEHTSLPEIDLNDIDLSMEFNGKKIDYPFMINAMTGGGDSCCDINEDLARLCKTFNIPMAVGSQKIALVESEAIESFELVRENLIKNENIVIGNLSARESLESVEKAIEMIDADMFGLHLNPIQELIMEEGDREFSGIKDNIKNIVENVDVPIIVKEVGYGMNKKTIYDLYDLGVRYIDIAGFGGTNFSEIEDNRRFDMEFSEFYCWGIPTAKILLDMQDKPDDLFLIASGGIKTAIDIVKALVIGADMTAMSGEVLSYLMHGGYEFAKEFLDSLIYKLKMLMVMLGARNISELKNVDYKIFGKLKEITE from the coding sequence GTGGAAAGAAAGCAAGAACACATTGAAAATTATTTGAAATCAGAATACAGGGGCAACAACTTATTTGATTGTGTGTATCTGGAACACACATCACTGCCTGAAATAGATTTGAATGATATCGATTTGTCGATGGAATTTAACGGCAAGAAAATCGACTATCCTTTCATGATAAACGCCATGACTGGTGGCGGAGATTCCTGCTGTGACATCAATGAGGATTTGGCTAGATTGTGCAAAACGTTCAACATTCCAATGGCAGTTGGTAGTCAAAAAATAGCTCTTGTTGAATCAGAAGCGATTGAAAGTTTCGAACTTGTACGAGAAAATTTGATAAAAAATGAAAATATCGTAATAGGAAATCTTTCTGCAAGAGAAAGCTTGGAATCAGTTGAAAAAGCAATTGAAATGATAGATGCTGATATGTTTGGCCTTCACTTAAATCCAATTCAAGAATTGATTATGGAAGAAGGAGACAGAGAATTTTCTGGAATTAAAGATAACATCAAAAATATCGTAGAAAATGTAGATGTGCCTATAATCGTAAAAGAAGTAGGTTACGGAATGAACAAAAAGACAATCTATGATTTATACGATCTGGGTGTTAGATACATTGATATTGCTGGTTTTGGTGGAACAAATTTTTCTGAAATAGAAGATAATAGAAGATTCGATATGGAATTTTCTGAATTTTACTGTTGGGGAATTCCTACGGCGAAGATTTTATTGGACATGCAAGATAAACCTGACGATTTGTTTTTGATTGCAAGTGGTGGAATAAAAACAGCAATTGATATTGTAAAAGCACTAGTTATTGGGGCAGATATGACAGCGATGAGTGGCGAAGTATTATCTTATTTAATGCATGGTGGTTATGAATTTGCTAAGGAATTTTTGGATAGCTTGATTTATAAACTAAAAATGCTCATGGTAATGCTTGGGGCAAGAAATATCAGTGAATTGAAAAATGTAGACTACAAAATATTTGGAAAATTAAAAGAAATTACAGAATAA
- a CDS encoding LCP family protein: protein MKKRAVIVFFISLALFLGVYFGAGKFLGSLKTTGSDIKGDELGKNNVIEQNIPDEFLFVLLGIDKEVSTTDHQRSDTIMVCKVNFNSGNVDILSVPRDTQIRLNGNIHKVNAAHAYEGAKGSLKALRDLLGIDLDYYVEVDFDSVEHIVDAMGGVEVDSPVEINLPTIKMHIPKGKSKLNGPEALQYVRARHPLGGSDEARIENQHYFIKTLMDQLLSPANITKMPKMIEIFKRDVKTNIPLGDMTAYLTKLPNFSSSKIHSYILPGEYKDDGISWYMADEEQLPEIVDRLFAEYKLDDQTTNDNDRKEDGEESQNN, encoded by the coding sequence ATGAAAAAAAGAGCTGTTATTGTCTTTTTTATTTCGCTGGCACTATTTTTGGGAGTGTATTTCGGTGCTGGTAAATTTTTGGGAAGCTTAAAAACAACTGGCTCTGATATTAAAGGCGATGAATTAGGAAAAAACAATGTAATTGAACAAAATATACCGGATGAATTTTTATTTGTGCTTTTAGGAATTGATAAGGAAGTAAGCACAACTGATCATCAAAGATCTGATACTATAATGGTTTGTAAAGTCAACTTTAATTCTGGTAATGTGGACATACTGTCTGTGCCAAGAGATACTCAAATTAGATTGAATGGAAATATTCACAAAGTAAATGCGGCACACGCTTATGAAGGTGCGAAGGGATCTTTAAAAGCGTTGAGAGATTTATTGGGAATAGATTTGGATTATTACGTTGAAGTTGATTTTGATAGTGTTGAACATATCGTAGATGCTATGGGTGGAGTTGAAGTTGATTCACCAGTAGAAATCAATCTTCCAACAATAAAAATGCATATTCCAAAAGGAAAATCAAAACTAAATGGACCTGAAGCGTTACAATATGTGAGGGCACGTCATCCATTAGGTGGATCTGATGAAGCTAGAATTGAAAATCAACATTATTTTATAAAAACATTGATGGATCAATTATTAAGTCCTGCAAATATTACGAAAATGCCTAAGATGATTGAAATATTTAAAAGAGATGTTAAGACAAATATCCCACTAGGGGATATGACTGCTTATCTTACAAAACTTCCTAACTTTTCATCTAGCAAAATACATAGCTATATACTGCCAGGAGAATACAAAGATGATGGAATTAGTTGGTATATGGCGGATGAAGAACAATTACCAGAAATTGTAGACAGATTATTTGCTGAATACAAACTGGATGATCAAACCACTAATGATAATGACAGAAAAGAAGATGGGGAAGAATCTCAAAATAATTAG